One Oryza brachyantha chromosome 3, ObraRS2, whole genome shotgun sequence DNA segment encodes these proteins:
- the LOC102706553 gene encoding uncharacterized protein LOC102706553: MEATSAAVSAASSSSPAAPRRPSCLLASPAAWRGARTLPPRAVASSRATVLVSNPPPAPAPAAAAHSKVDRSGRFCSPRAARELALMISYAACLEGADVVRLFDRRISARRERGFVFDKASLLNYNHMSFGGGPLQVGTEEESEKLMSQNEKDSANEAEVLSAPPKLVYNNFVLRLAREILVAVASGWDKHVDIINKITPQNWKDEPVARILELCILHIAMAEMTSKGTPHKVVINEAVDLAKRFCDGGAPRVINGCLRTFVKDHMNIDTSKPAPAESKA; the protein is encoded by the exons ATGGAAGCGACGAGCGCCGCCGTGTCCGCCGCATCCTCGTCGAGTCCCGCGGCGCCTAGACGACCCAGCTGTCTCCTGGCGAGCCCCGCCGCGTGGCGCGGCGCCCggacgctgccgccgcgggccgtcgcctcctcccgAGCGACGGTGCTCGTCTCGAACCCACCGCCGGCCCCCGCTCCTGCTGCGGCCGCGCACTCCAAGGTCGACCGCTCCGGGCGGTTCTGTagcccccgcgccgcccgcgaGCTTGCCCT GATGATTTCCTACGCGGCGTGCCTGGAGGGCGCAGACGTGGTGCGGCTCTTCGACCGCAGGATCAGCGCAAGAAGGG AGCGCGGCTTTGTTTTTGATAAGGCGTCCTTGTTGAATTACAACCATATGAGCTTTGGTGGGGGACCTCTTCAGGTTGGGACGGAGGAGGAGTCTGAGAAGCTCATGAGTCAGAACGAGAAGGATTCAGCAAACG AAGCAGAAGTTCTTTCAGCTCCTCCAAAGCTAGTATACAACAACTTTGTGTTACg ACTGGCTCGGGAAATTTTAGTGGCTGTTGCCAGTGGATGGGATAAGCATGTTGATATCATCAACAAAATAACTCCCCAGAATTGGAAG GATGAACCAGTGGCAAGAATCCTTGAATTGTGCATTCTTCATATTGCCATGGCAGAGATGACATCAAAAGGAACACCTCACAAAGTTGTCATTAACGAG GCTGTGGATTTGGCCAAACGGTTCTGTGATGGAGGTGCTCCTCGGGTAATCAATGGATGCCTTCGAACATTTGTGAAGGATCACATGAACATCGACACTAGTAAGCCAGCTCCAGCTGAGTCAAAAGCATGA
- the LOC102706832 gene encoding U-box domain-containing protein 24, whose protein sequence is MAGDGGMEEQWKEEEEGAFEAFVCPLTKQVMRDPVTIETGQTFEREAILKWFRECRDNGRRPTCPLTQRELRDTEVTPSVALRSVIHEWRARNEEKELDRACASLVGVGRLPLHAAGAGGEEEEREEDALRALVYVSQICQRSAASKDLVRRRGVLRAVAEMLKSGSRRLRLKSLQVLRVLVEDNDDNKEELGQGDTIRTIIKFLSNDHVQERELAVSLLHELSEHEPTCERIGAVYGAILLLVGMGSSKSESAVAVDKAESTLRNLDRFDANVKQMADNGRLQPLLTRLLHGEPETQVAMADYLGELALANDDKATVAQQAGPLLVGMLGTGAVQAREATLKALREISSTDASAKLLLQRAGVLPPLVNDVLFSTGHLPMKLKELAANILANLVASGADFRSIPLDVDDDDGRGRRRTMLSENVVHSLLHLISNTGPAIGCKLLSVLAGLTSSPATVADVVAGVKSSGATISLIQFIEAAHRDIRVESLKLLRNLAPYMGAELADGLGGSLTSLLRAISSDGGGVTEEQAAAVGLLGDLPEGDTSLTRQLFDLGAFRALAPKLAELRRGTIRGGNRHVTPLTEGVVKVMYRVTCALEEDAEYVEFAREVGLAPLFVELLHTNGMDTVQLYSAMALEKLSLQSSRLTAIPPPPSPPTGFACACFGRKPASAAAAAPGVCRVHGGFCSLRETFCLAQADGGKAVERLVACLDHLDGRVVEAALAALSTLVVDGVDAREGVVVLGEADGLRPVVDILVESRTEALQRRAVWAVERILRVEEIAGEVAADQTVASALVEAYRNGDPRTRQTAERALRHLDRIPNFSAAFQSQRS, encoded by the exons atggcgggcgacggcgggatGGAGGAGCAgtggaaggaggaggaggaaggcgcgTTCGAGGCGTTCGTGTGCCCGCTGACGAAGCAGGTGATGCGCGACCCGGTGACGATCGAGACCGGGCAGACGTTCGAGCGGGAGGCGATCCTCAAGTGGTTCAGGGAGTGCCGGGACAacggccgccggccgacgtGCCCGCTCACGCAGCGGGAGCTCCGCGACACGGAGGTCACCCCCAGCGTGGCGCTGCGCAGCGTCATCCACGAGTGGCGGGCGCGCAACGAGGAGAAGGAGCTCGACCGCGCCTGCGCCtccctcgtcggcgtcggccgcctcccgctccacgccgccggcgccggcggcgaggaggaggagcgggaggaggacgCGCTGCGCGCCCTGGTGTACGTGTCCCAGATATGCCAGAGGAGCGCCGCCAGCAAGGacctcgtccgccgccgcggcgtcctccgcgccgtcgccgagatGCTCAAGAGCGGCAGCAGGCGGCTCCGGCTCAAGTCGCTCCAGGTCCTCCGCGTCCTCGTCGAGGACAACGACGACAACAAG GAGGAGTTGGGGCAGGGTGACACGATACGCACCATCATCAAGTTCTTGTCGAACGACCATGTCCAGGAGCGCGAGCTGGCGGTGTCGCTGCTGCACGAGCTGTCGGAGCACGAGCCGACGTGCGAGCGGATCGGCGCGGTGTATGGCGCCATCCTGCTGCTGGTCGGTATGGGGAGCAGCAAGTCGGagagcgccgtcgccgtcgacaaGGCCGAGAGCACGCTCCGGAACCTCGACCGGTTCGACGCCAACGTCAAGCAGATGGCCGACAACGGCAGGCTGCAGCCGCTGCTCACCAGGCTGCTCCACGGCGAGCCGGAGACGCAGGTCGCCATGGCCGACTACCTCGGCGAGCTCGCGCTGGCGAACGACGACAAGGCGACGGTGGCCCAGCAGGCCGGGCCGCTGCTGGTGGGGATGCTCGGGACCGGCGCCGTGCAGGCGAGGGAGGCCACGCTCAAGGCGCTCAGGGAGATCTCCTCGACCGACGCGAGCGccaagctgctgctgcagcgcgCCGGCGTCCTGCCCCCGCTCGTCAACGATGTCCTCTTCTCCACGGGACACCTACCGATGAAGCTCAAGGAGCTAGCCGCCAACATCCTCGCCAACCTCGTCGCCTCGGGCGCCGATTTTCGTTCCATCCCGCTCGAcgttgacgacgacgacggccgtgGGCGCCGCAGGACGATGCTCTCGGAGAACGTCGTGCATAGCCTTCTCCATCTCATCAGCAACACCGGCCCCGCCATCGGGTGCAAGCTCCTCAGCGTCCTCGCCGGGCTGACCAGCTCCCCGGCGACggtcgccgacgtcgtcgcggGGGTCAAGAGCTCCGGCGCCACCATCAGCCTCATCCAGTTCATCGAGGCCGCGCACAGGGACATCCGCGTCGAGTCCCTCAAGCTCCTGCGCAACCTCGCCCCCTACATGGGCGCAGAGCTCGCCGACGGCCTCGGCGGAAGCCTGACCAGCCTACTCCGGGCCATCTcctccgacggcggcggcgtcacgGAGGAACAGGCAGCCGCCGTGGGGCTGCTCGGCGACCTACCGGAGGGGGACACAAGCCTGACCCGGCAGCTGTTCGACCTTGGGGCGTTCAGAGCGCTGGCCCCCAAACTGGCGGAGCTCCGGCGGGGTACCATCCGCGGCGGGAACCGGCACGTGACGCCGCTGACGGAGGGCGTGGTGAAGGTGATGTACCGGGTGACGTGCGCGCTGGAGGAGGACGCCGAGTACGTCGAGTTCGCGCGGGAGGTCGGCCTGGCGCCGCTCTTCGTCGAGCTGCTCCACACCAATGGCATGGACACGGTTCAGCTCTACTCGGCAATGGCGCTGGAGAAGCTGTCGCTGCAGTCGAGCCGCCTGACGGCCatccccccgccgccgtcgccgccgacggggTTCGCGTGCGCGTGCTTCGGGAGGAAACccgcttcggcggcggcggcggccccggGGGTGTGCCGCGTGCACGGCGGGTTCTGCTCGCTGCGGGAGACGTTCTGCCTGGCGCAGGCGGACGGCGGCAAGGCGGTGGAGCGGCTGGTGGCGTGCCTGGACCACCTGGACGGGcgggtggtggaggcggcgctggcggcgctgTCGACGCTGGTGGTGGACGGCGTGGACGCGAGGGAAGGGGTGGTGGTGCTGGGCGAGGCCGACGGGCTGCGGCCGGTGGTGGACATCCTGGTGGAGAGCCGCACGGAGGCGCTGCAGCGGCGGGCGGTGTGGGCGGTGGAGCGCATCCTGCGGGTGGAGGAGATCgccggggaggtggcggccgaCCAGACGGTGGCATCGGCGCTGGTGGAGGCGTACCGCAACGGCGACCCGCGCACCCGGCAGACGGCGGAGCGCGCGCTCCGCCACCTCGACAGGATCCCCAACTTTTCCGCCGCCTTCCAATCCCAACGCTCCTAG
- the LOC102707109 gene encoding WRKY transcription factor WRKY24-like: MASNSQPTTTTGAGGRNGHGDKEEAEQTPPPPEEATTVGGGDGVQFVMPEDGYEWKKYGQKFIKNIQKNRSYFRCREQRCGAKKKVEWHPHDPSLNLRVVYDGAHQHGSPSAAGEEGGGGATANQYDLSTQYFGGGPRSH; this comes from the exons ATGGCATCGAATTCACAACCTACAACAACAAC AGGGGCCGGAGGAAGGAACGGACATGGAGACAAGGAGGAGGCCGAgcagacgccgccgccgccggaggaagCAACgacggtcggcggcggcgacggagttCAGTTCGTGATGCCTGAGGACGGGTACGAGTGGAAGAAGTACGGGCAGAAGTTTATCAAAAACATCCAGAAAAACAG GAGCTACTTCCGGTGCAGGGAGCAGCGGTGCGGCGCGAAGAAGAAGGTGGAGTGGCACCCGCACGACCCCAGCCTCAACCTCCGCGTCGTCTACGACGGCGCGCACCAGCACGGCTCCCCGTCggccgccggagaagaaggtggcggcggcgccaccgccaacCAGTACGACCTGAGCACGCAGTACTTCGGCGGTGGGCCCCGGTCGCACTGA